One genomic segment of Streptomyces niveus includes these proteins:
- a CDS encoding O-antigen ligase family protein, whose translation MAVPADRSVARERGGTSDIVGTAVLVGCAVWALVSAAGREGRPEGVLLAVLAVAAGYTCGRIAGSLAPVATALALAAFAYVMAVAARQGVPGDAAESAAPPGDTGAVAALLVLAVGAACCAAAASESPGRRNALLVVAAVAAASGPVLGSVAGLVAAVGVLLCSLAAARMRRRTLGLTGFVIATCLMAGASWAVAVQALPDGLASSLEGQLTTHRVLLWEDAVDLVRENPLLGAGPDRFGDLSPTALESLNSDGKPHSAPFQLAAEQGVAGVLLLGAAFGWLLYALWRSPRATSVVLSAGAALTALAAVATVGNALSFTPVTAGAGLLAGLATARPMDRP comes from the coding sequence GTGGCTGTACCGGCGGACCGGTCCGTCGCACGCGAGCGCGGCGGCACCTCCGACATCGTGGGCACCGCGGTCCTCGTCGGCTGCGCGGTATGGGCCCTGGTCAGCGCGGCCGGCCGGGAGGGCCGACCCGAGGGTGTGCTGCTGGCCGTGCTCGCGGTCGCCGCCGGTTACACGTGCGGACGTATCGCGGGATCCCTGGCGCCGGTCGCCACGGCGCTCGCGCTGGCCGCCTTCGCGTACGTCATGGCCGTCGCCGCCCGTCAGGGCGTACCGGGCGACGCCGCCGAGAGCGCCGCGCCGCCGGGCGACACGGGCGCGGTCGCGGCGCTGCTGGTCCTGGCCGTGGGCGCCGCGTGCTGCGCGGCAGCGGCCTCGGAGTCGCCGGGGCGGCGCAACGCCCTGCTGGTGGTCGCCGCGGTGGCCGCGGCGAGTGGTCCGGTGCTCGGTTCCGTGGCGGGGCTGGTGGCGGCGGTGGGGGTGCTGCTCTGCTCGCTCGCCGCGGCGAGGATGCGCCGTCGGACGCTGGGCCTGACGGGTTTCGTGATCGCGACGTGCCTGATGGCCGGGGCCTCGTGGGCGGTGGCCGTCCAGGCGTTGCCCGATGGGCTGGCGTCGTCGCTGGAGGGGCAGCTCACGACGCACCGGGTGCTTCTGTGGGAGGACGCGGTGGATCTCGTACGGGAGAATCCGCTGCTGGGCGCCGGGCCCGACCGGTTCGGCGATCTGAGCCCCACGGCACTGGAGTCGCTGAACTCGGACGGCAAGCCGCACTCGGCGCCGTTCCAACTGGCGGCGGAGCAGGGTGTCGCGGGTGTGCTGCTGCTGGGGGCGGCGTTCGGCTGGCTGCTGTACGCGCTGTGGCGCTCGCCCCGCGCCACATCCGTCGTACTGAGCGCGGGGGCCGCGCTGACGGCGCTGGCCGCCGTGGCGACCGTGGGCAACGCGCTGAGCTTCACCCCGGTGACGGCGGGCGCCGGACTCCTCGCGGGCCTGGCGACGGCACGACCAATGGACCGGCCCTAG
- the lnt gene encoding apolipoprotein N-acyltransferase: MSTTITPVEPTEPAPAPGGRRWPRRFVRPGAAALSGLLLFASFPPRPLWWLALPGFALLGWTLRGRRPRAGFGLGFLAGLGFLLPLLKWTGEEVGPLPWVALAAVSALFIGVVGVGIAAVSRLPAWPVFAAAVWILGEAARARVPFGGFPWGKIAFGQADGMFLPLAAVGGTPVLGFAVVLCGFGLYEAVRLVLARRAAATASRAEAEADPDRPAEGTTRPVPRTAVAVAALSVLVPVVGALAALPLVDDSAEDGTATVAAIQGNVPRLGLDFNAQRRAVLDNHAERTEQLAADVKAGKEPKPDFVLWPENSSDLDPYRNGDARLVIDDAVKAIGVPTVVGSVLSPDTGKLRNSLIKWDPESGPVATYDKRHVQPFGEYIPMRSFVRIFSSDVDRVRRDFGPGDKVGVFDLAGTKVGLATCYEAAFDWAVRDTVTHGAQLITVPSNNATFGRSEMTYQQLAMSRVRAVEHSRAVVVPVTSGVSAMIMPDGEVVDESKMFTPDALVREMPLRSSRTPATTMGTLPEALLVAVAVGGLGWVGARTVRARRRPASDGVS, translated from the coding sequence GTGAGCACCACCATCACCCCCGTCGAACCGACCGAGCCCGCTCCCGCGCCCGGGGGCAGGCGATGGCCGCGCCGGTTCGTACGGCCCGGCGCCGCGGCACTGTCCGGGCTGCTGCTCTTCGCGAGCTTCCCGCCCCGCCCGCTCTGGTGGCTGGCGCTGCCCGGATTCGCCCTGCTCGGCTGGACCCTTCGGGGCCGGCGCCCGCGGGCCGGATTCGGTCTCGGCTTCCTCGCCGGCCTCGGTTTCCTGCTGCCGCTGCTGAAGTGGACGGGCGAAGAGGTCGGTCCGCTGCCGTGGGTCGCGCTCGCCGCCGTGTCCGCGCTGTTCATCGGTGTCGTCGGGGTGGGGATCGCGGCCGTGTCCCGGCTGCCCGCCTGGCCTGTGTTCGCCGCGGCCGTATGGATCCTGGGCGAGGCCGCCCGCGCCCGGGTGCCGTTCGGCGGTTTCCCCTGGGGCAAGATCGCCTTCGGTCAGGCGGACGGCATGTTCCTGCCGCTCGCGGCCGTGGGCGGTACGCCGGTACTGGGCTTCGCCGTCGTGCTGTGCGGCTTCGGTCTGTACGAGGCCGTCCGTCTGGTCCTCGCCCGCCGCGCCGCCGCCACCGCGAGCCGGGCTGAAGCCGAAGCCGACCCGGACCGCCCTGCCGAGGGCACGACGCGGCCGGTGCCGCGCACCGCCGTGGCCGTCGCCGCGCTGTCCGTGCTCGTCCCCGTCGTGGGCGCCCTCGCCGCGCTGCCCCTCGTGGACGACTCGGCCGAGGACGGCACCGCGACCGTCGCGGCGATCCAGGGCAACGTGCCGCGCCTGGGGCTCGACTTCAACGCCCAGCGACGCGCGGTACTCGACAACCACGCGGAGCGCACCGAACAGCTCGCCGCCGACGTCAAGGCCGGCAAGGAGCCGAAGCCGGACTTCGTCCTGTGGCCCGAGAACTCCTCGGACCTCGACCCCTACCGCAACGGCGACGCCCGCCTCGTCATCGACGACGCGGTCAAGGCGATCGGCGTGCCTACGGTGGTCGGCTCCGTGCTCTCGCCCGACACCGGCAAGCTGCGCAACTCGCTGATCAAGTGGGATCCCGAGAGCGGGCCCGTGGCGACGTACGACAAGCGGCACGTCCAGCCGTTCGGCGAGTACATCCCGATGCGTTCCTTCGTACGGATCTTCAGCTCCGACGTCGACCGGGTGCGACGCGACTTCGGGCCCGGCGACAAGGTCGGCGTCTTCGATCTCGCGGGTACCAAGGTCGGTCTCGCCACCTGCTACGAGGCCGCTTTCGACTGGGCGGTGCGCGACACCGTCACCCACGGGGCGCAGCTCATCACCGTACCGAGCAACAACGCCACGTTCGGGCGCAGCGAGATGACCTACCAGCAGCTCGCGATGTCCCGCGTACGGGCCGTCGAGCACAGCCGGGCCGTCGTCGTCCCCGTCACCAGCGGCGTCAGCGCGATGATCATGCCCGACGGCGAGGTCGTGGACGAGTCGAAGATGTTCACCCCGGACGCCCTGGTGCGCGAGATGCCGCTGCGTTCCTCGCGGACGCCCGCCACCACGATGGGCACGCTGCCCGAGGCGCTGCTGGTCGCGGTCGCCGTCGGCGGTCTCGGCTGGGTGGGCGCGCGGACCGTACGTGCCCGCCGCCGGCCCGCCTCCGACGGCGTGAGCTGA
- a CDS encoding NUDIX hydrolase → MGTPDFIREIRATAGHQLLLLPGISAVVFDDDGRVLLGRRADTGNWSVVGGISEPGEQPAVTAEREVYEETAVRCTAERIVLVQALPKPVTYPNGDQCQYLDITVRCRATGGEARVNDDESLEVGWFSVDALPELREFARFRIKQSLADEPTWFERGSGTV, encoded by the coding sequence ATGGGAACGCCAGACTTCATCCGCGAGATCCGTGCCACTGCCGGGCACCAGTTGCTGCTTCTGCCGGGAATCAGCGCGGTCGTCTTCGACGACGACGGCCGTGTGCTGCTGGGCAGACGCGCCGACACCGGCAACTGGTCGGTCGTCGGCGGGATCTCGGAGCCGGGGGAGCAGCCCGCGGTGACCGCTGAGCGCGAGGTGTACGAGGAGACCGCCGTGCGCTGCACGGCGGAGCGGATCGTGCTCGTACAGGCGCTGCCGAAGCCCGTGACGTACCCCAACGGGGACCAGTGCCAGTACCTCGACATCACGGTGCGCTGCCGCGCGACCGGCGGGGAGGCCAGGGTCAACGACGACGAGTCCCTGGAGGTCGGCTGGTTCTCCGTGGACGCGCTGCCCGAGCTGCGGGAGTTCGCCCGGTTCCGTATCAAGCAGTCACTCGCCGACGAACCCACCTGGTTCGAACGGGGCTCGGGCACCGTCTGA
- a CDS encoding NAD(P)/FAD-dependent oxidoreductase, whose amino-acid sequence MIDVLIAGGGPAGLAAGIHAALAGLRAVVVEPRTTPVDKACGEGIMPGGVAALSAMGVAVSGRELRGIRYRDGARGAEAWFRDGTGLGVRRTELHAALRRRADALGVETVRGKVGEVWQGADRVVAGGRTARWLIAADGLHSPIRRALGLDLPDRAPARYGLRRHFRVAPWSDFVEVHWSRHGEAYVTPVGDGLVGVAVLSRERCGYAEHLSRFPELAPLLGERAASGVRGAGPLRQRVSRPLAGRVLLVGDAAGYVDALTGEGVALALSTAGAAVRALARGRPEAYPAAWSKLTRRHRVLTEGLLSVTRSPRAARLIVPAAARLPTVFTAAVHALQ is encoded by the coding sequence GTGATCGACGTACTGATCGCCGGCGGCGGCCCCGCCGGTCTCGCCGCCGGGATCCACGCCGCGCTGGCGGGACTGCGGGCCGTGGTGGTGGAGCCGCGCACCACCCCGGTCGACAAGGCGTGCGGGGAGGGCATCATGCCGGGTGGTGTGGCGGCGCTGAGCGCGATGGGCGTCGCGGTGTCGGGGCGCGAACTGCGCGGCATCCGCTACCGGGACGGTGCGCGCGGCGCCGAGGCGTGGTTCCGGGACGGTACGGGTCTCGGTGTCCGCCGTACGGAACTGCACGCCGCGCTACGGCGACGGGCGGACGCGCTCGGCGTGGAGACGGTCCGGGGCAAGGTCGGTGAGGTGTGGCAGGGCGCCGACCGGGTCGTCGCCGGGGGCAGGACCGCGCGGTGGCTGATCGCCGCCGACGGGCTGCACTCGCCGATCCGCCGGGCCCTCGGTCTGGATCTGCCGGACCGCGCACCGGCCCGCTACGGGCTGCGGCGGCACTTCCGTGTCGCGCCGTGGTCGGACTTCGTGGAGGTGCACTGGTCGCGACACGGCGAGGCGTATGTGACGCCGGTCGGGGACGGTCTCGTGGGCGTGGCAGTGCTGAGCCGCGAGCGGTGCGGTTACGCCGAACACCTTTCCCGCTTCCCGGAGTTGGCGCCGTTGCTGGGCGAACGAGCGGCGAGCGGAGTACGGGGCGCGGGCCCGTTGCGGCAGCGGGTGAGCCGTCCGCTGGCCGGCCGGGTGCTCCTCGTCGGCGACGCCGCCGGGTATGTGGACGCGCTGACCGGGGAGGGCGTCGCCCTGGCCCTGTCGACGGCCGGGGCGGCGGTGCGCGCGCTGGCGCGGGGACGCCCGGAGGCGTATCCGGCGGCGTGGTCGAAGCTGACGAGACGTCACCGGGTGCTCACCGAGGGCCTGTTGAGCGTCACCCGGAGCCCGCGGGCGGCCCGGCTGATCGTGCCCGCCGCGGCCCGGCTCCCCACGGTCTTCACGGCGGCGGTCCACGCACTCCAGTAA
- a CDS encoding isoprenylcysteine carboxyl methyltransferase family protein produces the protein MWWYTALVLAVAGERITELVVARRNARWSLERGGTESGRGHYPAMVALHTGLLAGALCETALAGREFVPALGWTMVGVVVAAQGLRWWCIRTLGPRWNTRVIVVPGLPLVSGGPYRLLRHPNYVAVVAEGLALPLVHGAWVTATVFTGLNAVLMVVRIRCENAALAVAPARSTAGTAAGTTAGTTTGTTAGSRA, from the coding sequence TGGTACACGGCCTTGGTGCTGGCTGTCGCCGGTGAGCGGATCACCGAACTCGTCGTCGCCCGGCGGAATGCCCGCTGGAGTCTGGAGCGCGGCGGTACGGAGAGCGGGCGCGGGCACTACCCGGCGATGGTGGCCCTGCACACCGGTCTGCTGGCGGGCGCGCTCTGCGAAACGGCCCTGGCCGGGCGGGAGTTCGTGCCGGCTCTCGGCTGGACGATGGTGGGAGTCGTCGTCGCGGCACAGGGGCTGCGCTGGTGGTGCATCCGGACGCTGGGGCCGCGCTGGAACACCCGGGTGATCGTCGTGCCCGGCCTGCCCCTGGTGTCCGGCGGCCCCTACCGTCTGCTGCGCCACCCGAACTATGTCGCCGTCGTCGCGGAGGGCCTGGCGCTGCCGCTGGTGCACGGGGCGTGGGTGACGGCCACCGTCTTCACCGGACTCAACGCCGTCCTCATGGTGGTACGGATCCGTTGCGAGAACGCGGCCCTCGCCGTCGCCCCCGCCAGATCGACGGCCGGTACGGCTGCTGGTACCACGGCCGGTACGACGACGGGTACGACGGCCGGCTCGCGCGCGTGA